The genomic segment ataaatagttaaatatattaatttattaaatttcttttactttttcttcattatctgttagaaaaattttaggTTATGGTACTCGagtcaattatttttaatttttaatggaTTCCAAAATCAATCTACCAATTTACGATGAcaataatatgataaataataatttatctaatatatcatcaaaagaatgtttttgtaatataattaCAGAAGATTTAACATTccaacaaaaaatattaattttaggATTACTTCCAACTATCTCATTTATTggtattattgataatatctttaattttattatatatataagaaataaaaattccgGATCCAGATATCTTGCTTTTTTAAGCATTAGTGATTttggtaaatattttaattaacatcttaaatttatttttaattacattttattttaggaATTTGTTTAATGGGAATACTTGTGATGTTTGCTGATTCATTAAGAACATATAATTATACAATTGATCAAATGTTTAGTAGATGTATGCCATACCTTCAACCACTTTCTTCAATGTTTCAAATGTTTTCAGTATATATTACAGTTGGTGCAGctataaattgttattattcTGTTTCTCCGtaagttaataatatatatatttatatttatttgatactaaaaataatttaactaaatttttatagtcgtcataaaaatattaaaaattggtATTCAACCGTCAAATTTGCAAATAAAATAGCTACAtacatttttgtttttattgtcttatataatattatactttttaaagaattagaAACTGTTTTATGttttagtaatatttatGGACATGAAATTTATGAATTATGCCCAACTGACTTACGAATAAGTGAAACATATATGACTATTTATAGAGGTTATATGTATGCCATACTTTGTGCTGTATCAccttttttaatactatgcattttaacaataggaatattatcaaattataaaaataaaaataatagtaaaattgaggaatttaaagataatatgtgtatgaataatattgaaataaatgaATCAAATATAAACCAAAATCATCAAGATGAAGAATCAccaattgttttaatattagtagttatattatttttaatatgtaatATAATTCCATTAGCAGTCAATATTTGTGAATTTATACCAGGGtaagataatataaaataatgtattatataagtattcttaatttttagACTTCTTAATGAAGAGCAATTACATTTCCTCTCTGATATTGGTAATAATTTAGTTGTTTTTAATGCAACggcaaatttttttatttacgcaatattttcaaattcaTATAGAcaagatttattaaattatagtacaaaattattttgctTTTTTACAAATACTAGATTATTACAAACTTCAGAAGCAGTAATAGTATAATaatctaataataaaaaaaatttttttttattaaaaaaaaataaaatttttaaatttatttttgtttaaagtgtatttataatgaaaaaaaaattatatacaaattataattgtattaatttaattatactaAAGAAAGATCTTGAAATGTTAATTTTCGTGGTTTATACATTTGATAAGCTCTTGAATGTTTAACATAATTATCTTGAACTATAAAAGGATCTTTATTTTCTGATGTTCTTCTAAGAGATTTCATTATTGATCTCATTTTATATCTTTCATATGTTTTAGCATCTCTTCTAGACATATATACAACAGTTGATAAAAGTGCCGTAATTTCTGTACATAAAAATCCAaccttaaaaataatattttaatatattaattatatttttttttaatacctTAACACATATAAAACTATATccatatgtataataaaataatggaTCATCCATTTCTGAagctttatatattttataaccaGCTTCTTTTGTGACTGCTgacatataaattattaaaaaaacaaattttgcaattcctttaatatatattaaaaaaaataaaaaaattattatttattacctGCAAAGATATGAAGTATTGTAGAGAagaataaactttt from the Strongyloides ratti genome assembly S_ratti_ED321, chromosome : X genome contains:
- a CDS encoding FMRFamide receptor, encoding MINNNLSNISSKECFCNIITEDLTFQQKILILGLLPTISFIGIIDNIFNFIIYIRNKNSGSRYLAFLSISDFGICLMGILVMFADSLRTYNYTIDQMFSRCMPYLQPLSSMFQMFSVYITVGAAINCYYSVSPRHKNIKNWYSTVKFANKIATYIFVFIVLYNIILFKELETVLCFSNIYGHEIYELCPTDLRISETYMTIYRGYMYAILCAVSPFLILCILTIGILSNYKNKNNSKIEEFKDNMCMNNIEINESNINQNHQDEESPIVLILVVILFLICNIIPLAVNICEFIPGLLNEEQLHFLSDIGNNLVVFNATANFFIYAIFSNSYRQDLLNYSTKLFCFFTNTRLLQTSEAVIV